One region of Armigeres subalbatus isolate Guangzhou_Male chromosome 3, GZ_Asu_2, whole genome shotgun sequence genomic DNA includes:
- the LOC134226897 gene encoding DNA repair protein complementing XP-C cells homolog, whose amino-acid sequence MASKSEDNFSASENESIPEFSASEDEWDPAKHDVKLGRKRKPKSKRPPAKPTRVSRRIASKLGKMLPEEPECSAAVDLPPDPVEDSGTESSESDKCPKSKKRKRSASKMKGGRKTTKEANDEPIKLTTFTVEELYRKYRPDLACSSKMDVISERRKLEIKKEPDDDDSSGDDYLVDPEKLDLNSDFFLPKGDFEKKQLESPAIQFDCNAGLEMDDSEEEVDDDEKSLSTIKLEEESNGDFNKKLIQQINQSSLNCVNMVKLAEFSQRLEKDRQKLQQLRQEQISQKQSNEEDVSNILLAGEKIEVRKGDPNKKNSFVAVDEKKECEGEKMVQVTLKFESAEKDKKGKKRVDLFTALKRLMNREKRQNQIYLHKVSVLCWIGYGTFLNRTVSNPSLVQLIIKRLLPSSGCRPKGLTNLNYFQQVTHYFRKVVKLKNQDMYFRSSKMPPLKATLKYQIMQQSAYCKRDYILLFLLMLRSLNIHCRLVMSLVVPPKQVPANELYRMTPKTSEELQADRRLMLDFKRAPRHSVVYKAREKLFELVSKNSQQMQREAARKQRREGFSATFPQLDGGHDDLLRPPRKKLKLMDNSFMNVESNLSTVKKSSNGTEEEKFSEDLDEKVRRRRERILAAYQASRVRNELARARAKAEAELLGEGTSSMHNGTRGRPGSKQAAKRNRPGLDLWIEVYCEHEDKWVTIDIIHGKVYCLEDIVNQATAPICYVLAWNNDGTIKDVSPRYISRLGSKKSKLRVEDIWVEKTLQPYRVRRQTRRDRTEDLKFDKLLNKRPFPEQIGEYKNHPRFVIERHLLRNEAIYPPDSVVLGYIKDEPIYPRDCVHVLFSREGWLRQAKTVKMFEQPYKVVKAKARYDRFTGTSVTGQKMELFGSWQVEDYDPPTAQNGLVPRSAYGNVDLFKPCMLPKGTVHLQLPGLNRICKRLRVDCAQAIVGFEYKNNACQAIYDGFVVCEEYRDEVIDEWYQEQVELERKEDEKRKKRVYGNWKRLVMGLFIRKRLKDRYNFDNM is encoded by the exons ATGGCATCCAAAAGCGAGGACAACTTTTCCGCCTCAGAGAATGAATCCATTCCAGAATTTTCCGCCAGCGAAGACGAATGGGATCCGGCGAAGCATGATGTCAAATTGGGAAG GAAAAGGAAACCAAAATCCAAACGACCCCCAGCAAAACCAACGAGAGTTTCAAGAAGAATCGCATCAAAGTTGGGAAAAATGCTTCCGGAGGAACCGGAATGCAGTGCAGCTGTAGACCTGCCACCAGACCCTGTCGAGGATTCGGGTACGGAATCGTCAGAATCGGATAAATGTCCAAAGAGTAAAAAACGGAAACGTTCGGCATCCAAGATGAAAGGTGGGAGAAAAACCACAAAAGAGGCCAATGATGAACCGATTAAGTTGACGACCTTTACGGTCGAAGAGCTCTATCGGAAGTATAGACCAGACTTGGCGTGCAGCTCGAAGATGGATGTAATTTCCGAGAGGCGAAAGCTGGAAATTAAGAAGGAACCTGACGATGACGATAGCAGCGGCGACGATTATCTGGTCGATCCGGAGAAGCTGGATTTGAATTCGGACTTTTTTCTACCAAAGGGTGACTTTGAAAAGAAGCAGCTAGAGAGCCCTGCTATTCAGTTCGATTGTAACGCCGGTTTGGAGATGGATGATTCGGAAGAAGAGGTAGACGACGATGAAAAATCGTTGAGCACGATAAAATTGGAAGAAGAGAGCAATGGGGATTTTAACAAAAAGCTAATTCAACAAATTAATCAGTCCAGTCTCAATTGTGTGAATATGGTGAAGCTTGCAGAGTTTTCGCAGCGGCTGGAAAAAGATCGACAAAAACTGCAACAGCTTCGACAGGAACAAATATCTCAGAAACAGTCGAACGAAGAAGacgtttcaaatatattattgGCAGGAGAGAAAATTGAAGTTAGAAAAGGTGACCCCAACAAGAAAAATAGTTTTGTTGCAGTGGACGAGAAAAAAGAATGCGAAGGGGAAAAAATGGTTCAAGTAACGCTCAAATTTGAATCAGCCGAAAAAGATaaaaaaggaaagaagaggGTTGACTTGTTCACTGCCCTCAAACGATTGATGAACCGTGAAAAACGTCAAAACCAAATATATCTGCATAAAGTGTCAGTTCTTTGCTGGATAGGGTATGGAACGTTTCTCAATCGAACGGTTTCTAATCCGTCACTCGTACAATTAATCATAAAACGACTACTGCCTTCGTCTGGCTGCCGACCGAAAGGTCTCACCAACTTGAACTATTTCCAACAGGTAACGCATTATTTCCGAAAGGTAGTTAAGCTGAAAAACCAGGATATGTATTTTCGGTCAAGTAAAATGCCACCACTCAAAGCGACTCTCAAATATCAAATCATGCAGCAATCGGCGTACTGCAAACGCGATTACATCTTGTTGTTTCTGCTGATGCTGCGCTCCTTGAATATTCACTGCCGGTTGGTGATGTCGCTTGTGGTTCCACCGAAACAGGTCCCAGCCAACGAACTCTATCGAATGACGCCTAAGACGTCAGAAGAGCTTCAAGCTGATCGGCGGTTGATGTTGGATTTTAAGCGAGCTCCCCGTCATAGTGTAGTATACAAGGCCCGTGAGAAGCTCTTTGAGCTGGTCTCTAAGAACTCGCAGCAAATGCAAAGGGAAGCAGCCAGGAAGCAACGTCGTGAAGGATTCAGTGCAACCTTTCCACAGTTGGATGGAGGTCACGATGATTTGTTAAGGCCACCTCGTAAAAAGCTGAAACTTATGGATAATTCGTTCATGAATGTTGAGAGCAATTTGTCAACGGTGAAGAAGTCGTCAAATGGAACCGAAGAAGAGAAATTTTCCGAAGACCTGGACGAAAAAGTGCGGCGACGTAGGGAGAGGATTTTAGCAGCATATCAAGCATCCAGAGTTCGGAACGAGCTGGCTAGGGCACGTGCTAAAGCAGAAGCGGAATTGTTGGGAGAGGGTACTAGTTCAATGCATAATGGCACGCGAGGGAGGCCCGGTTCCAAGCAGGCTGCTAAACGAAATCGTCCTGGTTTAGATCTTTGGATCGAAGTATATTGCGAACACGAGGATAAATGGGTTACGATCGACATCATTCATGGAAAGGTTTATTGCTTAGAGGATATTGTT AATCAAGCCACTGCCCCTATCTGCTACGTGTTAGCGTGGAACAACGACGGTACGATCAAAGATGTCTCACCGCGATACATATCCCGTTTGGGCAGCAAAAAGTCCAAACTACGCGTTGAAGACATTTGGGTCGAGAAAACGCTCCAGCCTTACAGAGTGCGTCGGCAAACACGTCGTGATCGGACCGAAGATTTAAAGTTTGATAAATTGCTCAACAAGCGGCCCTTCCCGGAGCAGATAGGGGAGTACAAGAACCATCCGCGATTCGTTATTGAGAGGCACCTGCTGCGGAATGAGGCAATCTATCCACCGGATTCCGTCGTATTGGGCTACATCAAGGACGAACCGATCTACCCGCGGGATTGCGTGCATGTACTGTTCTCGCGGGAGGGCTGGCTGCGACAAGCCAAGACAGTCAAGATGTTCGAACAGCCCTACAAAGTGGTAAAAGCTAAAGCCAGGTATGATCGCTTCACGGGGACATCGGTAACTGGTCAGAAAATGGAGTTGTTCGGGAGCTGGCAGGTCGAGGACTACGATCCACCGACGGCCCAGAACGGGTTGGTTCCGCGAAGCGCCTACGGAAATGTGGACCTTTTCAAGCCTTGTATGCTTCCGAAGGGAACGGTTCATCTGCAGTTACCGGGTTTGAATCGAATCTGCAAGCGTTTGCGTGTCGATTGCGCTCAGGCTATTGTCGGTTTCGAATACAAAAATAACGCATGCCAAGCAATTTACGATGGCTTTGTTGTTTGTGAGGAATACCGCGACGAAGTCATTGACGAGTGGTACCAGGAGCAGGTCGAACTGGAACGGAAGGAGGATGAAAAACGCAAGAAGCGGGTTTATGGTAATTGGAAGAGATTGGTAATGGGATTGTTCATTAGGAAAAGATTGAAGGAtcgttataattttgataatatGTAA
- the LOC134221823 gene encoding uncharacterized protein LOC134221823, translated as MAERQSGRKMKILGTDNRKEYVNAGFKNYLKQHGIIHQTTNAYTPEQNGMAERANRSIVERAKVHVAHGKEHEEAISLSPQECIQNEAVLSDDEDDKFFTDVYDENSDDTFDEDSADIANDTVIDMTPVLLPRQFSYPPRSQVSRRSGREHKLPGKYNDFIVPPKGLPSCIPSQN; from the exons ATGGCGGAACGACAATctggaagaaagatgaagataCTCGGAACAGACAACCGAAAAGAATACGTCAATGCTGgtttcaaaaattatttgaagCAACACGGAATCATTCATCAGACGACAAATGCTTATACTCCTGAGCAAAATGGTATGGCGGAACGTGCAAACAGGTCGATCGTGGAACGTGCTAAGGTGCATGTTGCACATGGCAAAG AGCACGAGGAAGCGATTTCTTTATCTCCGCAAGAATGTATTCAAAATGAAGCAGTATTAAGCGATGACGAGGATGACAAGTTCTTTACCGACGTCTATGATGAAAATTCCGATGACACGTTCGATGAGGATAGTGCTGATATTGCTAATGACACTGTAATAGACATGACCCCTGTGCTCCTACCGCGACAATTCTCATATCCACCTAGGTCACAGGTGTCGAGGCGCAGCGGTCGGGAGCACAAACTCCCAGGCAAGTACAACGATTTTATAGTTCCACCAAAAGGTCTTCCCAGTTGCATTCCTTCTCAGAATTAA